In one window of Macaca thibetana thibetana isolate TM-01 chromosome 5, ASM2454274v1, whole genome shotgun sequence DNA:
- the ADRA2C gene encoding alpha-2C adrenergic receptor has product MASPALAAALAVAAAAGPNASGAGERGSGANASGASWGPPRGQYSAGAVAGLAAVVGFLIVFTVVGNVLVVIAVLTSRALRAPQNLFLVSLASADILVATLVMPFSLANELMAYWYFGQVWCGVYLALDVLFCTSSIVHLCAISLDRYWSVTQAVEYNLKRTPRRVKATIVAVWLISAVISFPPLVSLYRQPDGAAYPQCGLNDETWYILSSCIGSFFAPCLIMGLVYARIYRVAKLRTRTLSEKRAPVGPDGASPTTENGLGAAAGAGENGHCAPPRADVEPDESSEAAERRRRRGALRRGRRRRAGAEGGAGGADGQGAAESGALTASRSPGPGGRLSRASSRSVEFFLSRRRRARSSVCRRKVAQAREKRFTFVLAVVMGVFVLCWFPFFFSYSLYGICREACQVPVPLFKFFFWIGYCNSSLNPVIYTVFNQDFRRSFKHILFRRRRRGFRQ; this is encoded by the coding sequence ATGGCGTCCCCGGCGCTGGCGGCGGCGCTGGCGGTGGCGGCAGCTGCGGGCCCCAATGCGAGCGGCGCGGGCGAGAGGGGCAGCGGCGCCAACGCCTCGGGGGCTTCCTGGGGGCCGCCACGCGGCCAGTACTCGGCGGGTGCGGTGGCAGGGCTGGCGGCCGTGGTGGGCTTCCTCATCGTCTTCACCGTGGTGGGCAACGTGCTGGTGGTGATCGCCGTGCTGACCAGCCGGGCGCTGCGCGCGCCACAGAACCTCTTCCTGGTGTCGCTGGCCTCGGCCGACATCCTGGTGGCCACGCTAGTCATGCCCTTCTCGCTGGCCAACGAGCTAATGGCCTACTGGTACTTCGGGCAGGTGTGGTGCGGCGTGTACCTGGCGCTCGATGTGCTGTTTTGCACCTCGTCGATCGTGCACCTGTGTGCCATCAGCCTGGACCGCTACTGGTCGGTGACGCAGGCCGTCGAGTACAACCTGAAGCGCACGCCACGCCGCGTCAAGGCCACCATCGTGGCCGTGTGGCTCATCTCGGCCGTCATCTCCTTCCCGCCGCTGGTCTCGCTCTACCGCCAGCCCGACGGCGCCGCCTACCCGCAGTGCGGCCTCAACGACGAGACCTGGTACATCCTGTCCTCCTGCATCGGCTCCTTCTTCGCGCCCTGCCTCATCATGGGCCTGGTCTACGCGCGCATCTACCGCGTGGCCAAGCTGCGCACGCGCACGCTCAGCGAGAAGCGCGCCCCCGTGGGCCCCGACGGTGCGTCCCCGACCACCGAAAACGGGCTGGGCGCGGCGGCAGGCGCGGGTGAGAACGGGCACTGCGCGCCCCCGCGCGCCGACGTGGAGCCGGACGAGAGCAGCGAGGCGGCCGAGAGGCGGCGGCGCCGGGGCGCGCTGCGGAGGGGCAGGCGGCGGCGCGCGGGCGCCGAGGGGGGCGCGGGCGGCGCCGACGGGCAGGGGGCGGCTGAGTCGGGGGCGCTGACCGCCTCCAGGTCCCCGGGCCCCGGCGGCCGCCTGTCGCGCGCCAGCTCGCGCTCCGTCGAGTTCTTCCTGTCGCGCAGGCGCCGGGCGCGCAGCAGCGTGTGCCGCCGCAAGGTGGCCCAGGCGCGCGAGAAGCGCTTCACCTTCGTGCTGGCCGTGGTCATGGGCGTGTTCGTGCTCTGCTGGTTCCCCTTCTTCTTCAGCTACAGCCTGTACGGTATCTGCCGCGAGGCCTGCCAGGTGCCCGTCCCGCTCTTCAAGTTCTTCTTCTGGATCGGCTACTGCAACAGCTCGCTGAACCCGGTCATCTACACGGTCTTCAACCAGGACTTCCGGCGATCCTTCAAGCACATCCTCTTCCGACGGAGGAGAAGGGGCTTCAGGCAGTGA